The following coding sequences lie in one Silvanigrella aquatica genomic window:
- a CDS encoding small ribosomal subunit Rsm22 family protein produces the protein MSLPPLLQLSLQNELAQAPIQKLQSAYSKLSDQYRINRNLIHFSLQNTEQRISYLAARMPATYEAVYHVLNEIELENENELNSLLDVGAGPGTASWACSERFPSIQKLTLIEQNKEMAELGKKLSQNHPLLKNADWKIADFTKNIEKIEPADLVIASYSFNEIGEKNQQQFLKFVWEKTKKYLVLIDPGTPQAFHAIHKARQWFIENNASILSPCPHMLTCPAFQNEDWCHFSARVQRSSLHKMLKEGEKGYEDEKFSYLILTKGQIANYEGRIVRNPDINSGHLKLHLCTKKGFESITYSKKQGLLYKRARKSSWGDRWVISPSQDELSD, from the coding sequence ATGTCGCTCCCCCCATTATTACAATTGTCTCTGCAAAATGAACTCGCGCAAGCCCCTATTCAAAAGCTACAATCGGCTTACTCTAAACTTTCAGATCAGTATAGAATAAATCGAAATCTCATTCATTTTAGCTTACAAAATACAGAACAAAGAATCTCATATTTAGCAGCAAGAATGCCCGCTACCTACGAAGCTGTTTATCATGTGCTAAATGAAATTGAACTTGAAAATGAGAACGAGTTGAACTCACTACTGGACGTAGGAGCGGGGCCAGGGACAGCTTCTTGGGCATGTAGTGAGCGATTTCCGTCAATCCAGAAGCTCACACTCATTGAGCAAAATAAAGAAATGGCAGAACTGGGAAAAAAACTTTCCCAAAATCACCCTCTCTTAAAAAATGCGGATTGGAAAATTGCCGATTTTACAAAAAATATAGAAAAAATCGAGCCTGCAGACCTTGTCATTGCTTCTTATTCCTTTAATGAAATCGGTGAAAAAAATCAGCAACAATTCTTAAAGTTTGTCTGGGAAAAAACCAAAAAATACTTAGTTTTGATTGATCCGGGAACACCTCAGGCCTTTCACGCAATTCATAAAGCAAGACAGTGGTTTATTGAAAATAACGCTTCAATTTTATCTCCCTGTCCTCACATGCTGACTTGCCCGGCGTTTCAAAATGAAGATTGGTGTCATTTTTCAGCACGGGTTCAACGCAGTTCCTTACATAAAATGCTAAAAGAAGGTGAAAAAGGATATGAGGATGAAAAATTTTCCTATCTCATTCTTACAAAAGGACAGATAGCAAATTATGAAGGGCGTATTGTGCGCAATCCCGACATCAACAGCGGTCATTTAAAATTGCATCTCTGCACAAAAAAAGGATTTGAATCTATAACTTATTCAAAGAAACAGGGTCTACTCTACAAACGCGCCCGAAAGTCATCCTGGGGAGACAGATGGGTGATATCTCCCTCTCAGGATGAACTTTCCGACTAA
- a CDS encoding YkgJ family cysteine cluster protein, protein MLYEPSSSLRPVVQLQKNSSDFFLSFFKKYENNMECRLGCSKCCYVDLSIFQSEAYVIVEWVNFLSSEEKQNLLNELCESESSPQKNTLGKTSSPCAFLNNGKCTIYDVRPNICRTQGLPLQYKISDVKNQVQLAVDVCPLNFTQENSMPERPEWLDLDRLNALQSIAENFFQKNNQDAKLTELENLVNKEGRIPLRKLKKFIVEMLKKEKF, encoded by the coding sequence ATGCTTTATGAACCCTCTTCCTCATTGCGTCCCGTTGTTCAACTTCAAAAAAACAGTTCTGACTTTTTTCTGAGTTTCTTCAAAAAGTATGAAAATAATATGGAGTGCCGCTTAGGGTGTTCAAAGTGTTGTTACGTAGATTTATCCATTTTTCAATCTGAGGCTTATGTGATAGTAGAATGGGTCAATTTTTTGTCATCAGAAGAAAAACAAAATCTTTTAAATGAATTATGTGAATCTGAATCATCACCCCAAAAAAATACTCTTGGAAAAACGAGCAGTCCTTGTGCTTTTTTAAACAACGGCAAATGCACAATTTACGATGTCAGACCCAACATTTGTAGAACACAGGGACTGCCGTTGCAATATAAAATTTCAGATGTCAAAAATCAAGTTCAACTTGCCGTAGACGTTTGTCCTCTGAATTTTACGCAAGAAAACTCAATGCCAGAAAGGCCAGAGTGGCTTGATTTAGACAGATTAAATGCCTTGCAAAGTATCGCTGAGAATTTTTTTCAAAAAAATAATCAAGATGCAAAATTAACTGAATTGGAAAATTTAGTTAATAAAGAGGGAAGAATCCCTTTAAGAAAATTAAAAAAATTCATTGTTGAAATGTTAAAAAAAGAAAAATTTTAA
- a CDS encoding ATP-binding protein, with translation MRINLKFRFNSGSLLAYFIISAIGFIILYAIIWTLSVRAERIANLRHDVSLIMGGITGSILGTAELDSQGLQDQSQSLMQEYLNFTFDSKKNQSQERVARVSVYFLNPERQLIGEWISPDEPPHECQEKRTEYFQPARSPYPYLVELNINTCARNSLGLFEYHSISLPIMVSLAVILFWGICIFVMLHSIRYAGKLLEQTEDVDELLEKTDKINWLNVKILAQKAVQVRGKNLQFYQTLILDAQHDIAKILDAVNRKYNEQDLNYNVSAIRGIMQRLAIEIRSTNELYQEFNAAKDLNSDEVLQYIKTHFLGSDIVNKLPKNIITTILDLTIFERIIVNLSSNAIKHSTFPSKVLLYYEKNFLSIRVYSKISFVSALNIYFAKFTNRIDLKNIDSPVFFRFFGRSGRGLSIIKRGLAKLKGRMIFTIEKNIVETGFDIPCRLVEEKSNELPEFILKRKRVIYFKNEELVQSTIECGLENYLINHLELNKIINLAQEGEKVEVVSDEDINLPESFILKLITKKERIEGLAFNWIGDSK, from the coding sequence ATGCGCATAAACCTAAAGTTTAGATTTAACTCAGGATCTTTATTAGCATATTTCATTATATCTGCTATTGGTTTTATCATTCTCTATGCTATTATTTGGACTTTATCTGTAAGGGCAGAACGGATCGCCAATTTAAGGCATGATGTTTCCCTTATCATGGGAGGGATTACAGGTAGTATATTGGGCACGGCGGAGCTCGATTCCCAAGGGCTACAGGATCAATCCCAGTCTCTGATGCAGGAATATCTCAACTTTACTTTTGATTCGAAAAAGAATCAAAGCCAAGAAAGGGTAGCTAGAGTCTCAGTCTATTTCCTAAACCCCGAGCGTCAGCTTATTGGGGAATGGATTTCACCCGATGAACCTCCTCACGAGTGCCAGGAAAAAAGAACAGAGTATTTTCAGCCCGCAAGATCTCCTTATCCCTATCTTGTGGAATTGAATATCAATACCTGTGCTCGCAATTCTCTAGGCTTATTTGAATATCATAGTATTTCATTACCTATAATGGTATCTCTCGCTGTAATTTTATTTTGGGGAATTTGTATTTTTGTCATGCTGCATTCTATTAGGTATGCAGGAAAATTACTTGAGCAAACAGAAGATGTTGACGAATTGTTAGAAAAGACAGATAAAATAAACTGGCTTAATGTAAAAATACTTGCGCAAAAAGCAGTTCAGGTAAGAGGAAAAAATCTACAGTTTTATCAGACACTTATTCTTGATGCGCAACATGATATCGCTAAAATTTTAGATGCCGTAAATAGAAAATATAATGAGCAAGATCTTAATTATAACGTCTCGGCAATTCGTGGAATTATGCAAAGACTTGCTATAGAAATAAGATCTACCAATGAATTATACCAGGAATTTAATGCAGCCAAAGACTTAAATTCAGATGAAGTTTTACAATATATAAAAACTCATTTTTTAGGGTCAGATATAGTGAATAAATTGCCAAAAAATATTATAACTACTATATTGGATCTCACTATTTTTGAAAGAATTATTGTCAATCTTTCTTCTAATGCAATTAAGCATTCTACTTTTCCTTCAAAAGTGCTTCTTTATTATGAAAAAAATTTTTTATCCATAAGGGTTTATTCTAAAATTTCTTTTGTATCGGCACTTAATATATATTTTGCTAAGTTTACAAATAGAATAGATTTAAAAAATATTGATTCGCCCGTTTTCTTCCGGTTTTTTGGCCGCTCAGGAAGAGGTCTTTCTATTATTAAAAGAGGATTAGCAAAGTTAAAAGGACGAATGATCTTTACCATTGAAAAAAATATTGTTGAAACCGGATTTGATATTCCCTGTCGCTTGGTCGAGGAAAAAAGCAATGAATTGCCTGAATTTATTCTCAAGCGGAAAAGAGTTATTTATTTCAAAAACGAAGAACTTGTTCAGTCGACAATTGAATGTGGTTTGGAAAATTACCTTATCAATCATTTGGAGTTAAACAAAATTATTAATTTAGCTCAAGAAGGAGAAAAGGTTGAAGTTGTTTCTGATGAGGATATCAACTTGCCTGAGTCATTTATCCTAAAGCTTATTACTAAAAAAGAAAGAATAGAAGGACTTGCATTTAATTGGATTGGAGACTCTAAGTAA
- a CDS encoding response regulator — MVSKVFPISRWLVVDDTPEDADDIVLAIEGLGGKADIADSIKAAEKLLRKNIYDVCVVDCFYKGTNKWGIDLLPDLRSTLPGLPVIMISNSDDLDLPAKVIRAGADMFCPKLKDSFSLTKILGASALQATTIRKLKIMEFDSRFSKEIFLLKQTSDAFEHSMRRKEERLLICGASGTGKTVGAQLFAHKFLKQNYGSLSRNIVYHDCASKSDEANSLLLFGDSKSIGNTLQLSLFERAVGGVLVLDNLHALSYENQNKLKSIFDSEFVPSVLGDGSLSISLIKFIGTYCTDYQKKIVPGFLEAYAHREIDLPSISDLNQDLVKVIQFIFEQLSQSSEDLKVSSSPEVISKILDLAANHSFPANFRTLHQIIENALSKALADHRSQIYPSDIEIIGSMRSSSGNASMGNSGTTKNYGDILEGRFGEALLKYISSGESFDEAKDILRKIMINVASKKYGGNKSKIATSLGISRQSLYDHEEVE, encoded by the coding sequence ATGGTATCTAAAGTATTTCCAATATCGCGCTGGCTTGTCGTTGATGATACTCCTGAGGATGCCGATGATATTGTTCTCGCAATTGAAGGGCTTGGCGGTAAAGCAGATATTGCCGATAGCATAAAAGCGGCAGAAAAACTTTTAAGAAAAAACATTTATGATGTTTGTGTTGTAGATTGTTTTTATAAAGGAACAAATAAATGGGGGATTGATCTTTTACCCGATTTACGTTCCACACTTCCTGGTTTACCTGTAATTATGATATCTAATTCAGACGATTTAGATTTACCCGCCAAAGTCATTAGAGCGGGGGCTGATATGTTCTGTCCTAAACTTAAAGACTCCTTTTCGCTTACAAAAATACTTGGTGCCTCTGCATTACAGGCAACAACAATTAGAAAATTAAAAATCATGGAGTTCGATTCTCGATTTTCAAAAGAAATTTTCTTATTAAAACAAACTTCCGATGCCTTTGAGCATTCTATGCGCCGCAAAGAAGAAAGATTATTAATTTGTGGAGCATCGGGTACGGGTAAAACGGTAGGCGCGCAATTATTTGCGCATAAGTTTTTAAAACAAAATTACGGCAGTCTTTCACGAAATATTGTTTATCATGATTGCGCTTCAAAATCAGATGAAGCGAATTCTTTGTTACTTTTTGGGGATTCAAAAAGCATTGGAAATACTTTGCAATTGAGTCTTTTTGAAAGAGCAGTAGGCGGTGTATTAGTGCTTGATAATTTACACGCTCTTTCCTATGAAAATCAAAATAAACTTAAAAGTATTTTTGATTCTGAATTTGTTCCTTCGGTTTTAGGAGATGGAAGTTTATCCATAAGTCTTATTAAATTTATTGGTACTTATTGCACTGATTATCAGAAAAAAATAGTACCGGGCTTTTTGGAAGCGTATGCGCATAGAGAAATAGATCTGCCTTCGATTTCAGATTTAAATCAAGATTTGGTGAAAGTTATTCAATTTATTTTCGAACAACTCTCTCAATCAAGTGAAGATTTAAAAGTCTCGTCCAGCCCTGAGGTGATTAGCAAAATTCTTGATTTGGCTGCCAATCATTCTTTTCCTGCAAATTTTAGAACATTGCATCAAATTATAGAAAATGCTCTTTCGAAAGCACTTGCCGATCATCGTAGTCAAATTTATCCCTCAGATATTGAAATTATTGGAAGTATGCGTTCTTCTTCTGGTAATGCGTCTATGGGCAATTCGGGTACGACAAAAAATTATGGTGATATTTTAGAAGGTCGATTTGGAGAAGCGTTATTAAAATATATTTCTTCGGGAGAAAGTTTTGATGAAGCTAAAGATATCTTAAGAAAAATCATGATTAATGTGGCGTCAAAAAAATATGGAGGTAACAAATCTAAAATAGCTACTTCTTTAGGGATTTCAAGGCAAAGTCTATACGATCATGAAGAAGTTGAATAA
- a CDS encoding DUF4442 domain-containing protein, with amino-acid sequence MLKFLSDFSSPSKLVQTTWPQLKKVPGGNKIFSSIISHYIPYTGSISPVVLSIENSFVRILLKDKKSVRNHLNSIHAIALANLGEFSSGLCLISQLPHNALAILIKIEVEYLKKARGNLISECFFQYPVETKNDEELKLYANITNDKNEIVTKVTATWKVRLK; translated from the coding sequence ATGCTAAAGTTCTTAAGCGATTTTTCATCTCCTAGTAAACTTGTTCAGACAACTTGGCCACAGTTAAAAAAAGTCCCAGGTGGAAATAAAATATTTTCCTCTATAATATCTCACTATATTCCATATACCGGTTCAATTTCTCCTGTTGTTTTAAGTATTGAAAATTCATTTGTCAGAATACTTCTAAAAGATAAAAAATCAGTTAGAAATCACTTGAATAGTATTCATGCTATAGCTCTTGCAAATTTAGGTGAGTTTTCTTCTGGCTTATGTCTTATATCGCAGTTACCTCATAATGCTCTTGCGATTTTAATTAAAATTGAAGTTGAATATTTAAAAAAAGCAAGGGGCAATTTAATTTCAGAATGTTTTTTTCAATATCCTGTTGAAACCAAAAATGATGAAGAATTAAAATTGTACGCTAATATTACAAATGACAAAAATGAGATTGTTACTAAAGTTACTGCTACTTGGAAAGTTAGATTGAAATAA
- a CDS encoding NAD(P)H-dependent flavin oxidoreductase: MNFETVFTKQVGIEFPIICGAMYPCSNPELVAAVSEAGGIGIIQPLSMVFVHKHEFRDGLRLIKNLTKKPIGMNIITEKSSKIYENRMRKWLDISLEEGVRFFVTSLGNPKWIVDLVKPLGGVVYHDVTEKKWAEKAIQSGVQGLICVNNRAGGHAGHLGAEKIYKDLLEFQVPIICAGGVGEKKEFLEALNLGYAGVQMGTRFIATKECHAHEDYKNAIIRATSNDIVLTEKISGVPVSVINTEYITRIGTKANFITKYMLQHKKMKHWMRLYYTLQSVWKLKRASLEGAGYKDYWQAGKSVDGCKSILSAKEVIQGLIS, translated from the coding sequence ATGAATTTTGAAACAGTATTTACGAAACAAGTTGGTATTGAATTTCCTATTATTTGTGGTGCGATGTACCCTTGTAGTAATCCTGAATTGGTTGCCGCTGTGTCGGAGGCGGGTGGGATTGGAATTATACAGCCTTTATCTATGGTTTTTGTTCATAAACATGAATTTCGTGATGGTCTAAGATTAATAAAAAATCTTACAAAAAAACCTATTGGAATGAATATCATTACTGAAAAATCCTCTAAAATATACGAAAATAGAATGAGAAAATGGCTAGATATTTCTTTAGAGGAAGGTGTTCGCTTTTTTGTAACGTCATTGGGTAATCCAAAATGGATAGTAGATCTTGTGAAACCGCTAGGCGGTGTTGTCTATCATGATGTGACGGAAAAAAAATGGGCTGAAAAAGCAATTCAATCCGGGGTTCAAGGACTTATATGTGTAAATAATAGAGCTGGTGGTCATGCAGGGCATCTCGGTGCTGAAAAAATATACAAAGATCTTCTGGAGTTTCAGGTTCCTATTATATGTGCTGGTGGTGTGGGAGAAAAGAAAGAATTCCTAGAAGCGCTGAACTTGGGGTATGCTGGAGTCCAAATGGGTACCCGGTTTATAGCAACTAAAGAATGTCATGCGCACGAAGATTATAAAAATGCCATTATAAGAGCAACTTCAAATGATATTGTGCTTACTGAAAAAATTTCAGGAGTACCAGTCTCAGTTATTAATACGGAGTACATTACGCGTATTGGTACGAAGGCTAATTTTATCACAAAATATATGCTTCAGCATAAAAAAATGAAACACTGGATGCGACTGTATTATACTTTGCAGTCCGTTTGGAAATTGAAAAGAGCATCTCTTGAGGGTGCCGGCTATAAAGACTACTGGCAAGCGGGTAAGAGTGTTGATGGGTGTAAATCTATTCTGTCTGCAAAAGAAGTCATACAGGGACTAATATCTTGA
- a CDS encoding DEAD/DEAH box helicase produces MNNQSLQLAKYLEILGIEKLTKIQTLCIEPIYNNNSVFALAPTGSGKTLAFILPLFLKINIEEREHQTLILVPTRELGNQIAHVANKVASAIYSTDNKNILVRTAFGGTPIGAQIEELSKKPHVIIGTPGRIIDLLERDAISLNHLKNLVLDEADIMVGMGFSDQVEEICNYLPIEIQVGLFSATKNEKVSIIEKMILKNAKYMTVQNDIESNQSDDHQLAAQISHYYMTSHKEEKYNTLKKLLKNTEKNDVNKGIIFCHTRETSHQLAESLKKEGFQAEALTGELGQVHRNSIMRNFKTGNLKFLVATNIASRGIDVSKLPIVIHYDIPYTNEEYIHRSGRTGRAGNSGVSVALCEEKNLGYYLNMMKELGISAKSYNYHSDNVSEKSHKISENEQTNRIRFIKMYVNKGKQDKMRPGDILGAFINELSFTKEDIGNIFIFDNFTHVEVNENKKEVLKKAKFKIKNLQVKISEAK; encoded by the coding sequence ATGAACAATCAATCCCTGCAGCTAGCAAAATATTTAGAAATTTTAGGAATCGAGAAATTAACTAAAATTCAGACATTATGCATAGAGCCAATCTATAATAATAATTCTGTTTTTGCTCTTGCGCCAACAGGATCTGGAAAAACATTGGCTTTCATATTGCCGCTATTTTTAAAAATAAATATCGAAGAGCGTGAGCATCAAACTCTTATTTTAGTTCCTACGAGGGAACTTGGGAATCAAATTGCTCATGTTGCAAATAAAGTGGCAAGTGCAATTTATTCTACTGATAATAAAAATATTTTAGTGCGCACGGCATTTGGAGGAACTCCAATAGGGGCTCAAATTGAGGAACTCTCAAAAAAACCTCATGTTATTATTGGGACTCCTGGAAGAATCATTGATTTATTAGAGCGTGATGCCATTTCGTTAAATCATTTAAAAAATCTAGTTTTAGATGAAGCTGATATTATGGTAGGTATGGGTTTTTCCGATCAAGTAGAAGAAATATGTAATTATCTGCCCATAGAAATTCAGGTAGGTTTATTTTCTGCAACAAAGAATGAAAAAGTATCTATAATTGAGAAGATGATATTAAAAAATGCAAAGTATATGACTGTGCAAAATGATATCGAATCAAACCAGAGTGATGATCATCAACTAGCAGCTCAAATTTCTCATTATTATATGACATCTCATAAAGAAGAAAAGTATAATACGCTCAAAAAATTATTGAAAAATACAGAAAAAAATGATGTTAACAAGGGGATCATTTTTTGCCATACAAGAGAAACTTCACATCAGTTAGCAGAATCTTTGAAAAAAGAAGGCTTTCAAGCAGAGGCTCTTACAGGTGAGTTGGGGCAGGTTCATCGTAATAGTATTATGCGGAACTTTAAAACAGGAAATTTGAAGTTTCTAGTTGCCACAAATATTGCATCTCGGGGTATAGATGTCTCCAAATTGCCGATAGTTATTCATTATGACATTCCTTATACGAATGAGGAGTATATCCATCGTTCAGGGCGCACAGGGCGTGCGGGGAATTCGGGCGTATCGGTTGCATTATGTGAAGAAAAGAACTTGGGATATTATCTAAATATGATGAAAGAACTTGGAATTTCTGCAAAATCATATAATTATCATTCAGATAATGTATCTGAGAAATCTCATAAAATTTCAGAAAATGAGCAAACAAATAGAATTCGTTTTATTAAAATGTATGTGAATAAAGGCAAGCAAGATAAAATGCGCCCAGGAGATATTTTAGGCGCTTTTATCAATGAACTTTCTTTCACTAAGGAAGATATTGGTAATATATTTATTTTTGATAACTTTACTCATGTTGAAGTGAATGAAAATAAAAAAGAAGTATTAAAAAAAGCAAAATTTAAAATTAAAAATTTGCAAGTAAAAATATCGGAAGCAAAGTAA
- a CDS encoding YihY/virulence factor BrkB family protein — MINRETIHILFNNKIFEKSAQLTYISILSIVPLLAIIFTFIHAINGFNSLFTKVIEPLIMKHFGSNAGTEITNYLQAIILNLELKELGVISFLTFLFTVVLLVFNIEDTIDEIMEFKNKMTMFNRISKCWLIITVTPFLFTVALVQSDSFLKLFTLYEFKIFDSFTIKIIREIIGWTFQWLFFIFLFYIIPSNKVRFKSALWGGLAANILFEILQYVNLLIAKRTLSTDPSHIYGSVPIIAVLFFAWIRLIWVIILVGASYTISTQKILYHKEYKTLKIFPSKGFIDCLGVYNSIKNLYKRQNIPSTEFSIIKETKINRHEVEGWLRYLISKKIICLLNNDLKNPLYIPTYQSIKEEQNEDSFLKNLLLEDSQHHNPEYQHILEVLQSEKK, encoded by the coding sequence TTGATTAATCGAGAAACAATACATATTTTATTCAATAATAAAATATTTGAAAAATCGGCTCAACTTACCTATATTTCAATTTTATCAATCGTACCCTTACTCGCCATTATTTTTACCTTTATTCATGCCATTAATGGTTTCAATAGTTTATTTACAAAAGTCATTGAACCCTTAATTATGAAGCACTTTGGCAGTAACGCCGGAACAGAAATCACTAATTATCTTCAAGCTATTATTCTAAATTTAGAGCTTAAAGAATTAGGAGTCATTTCATTTCTTACTTTTTTATTTACTGTAGTTTTATTAGTATTTAATATCGAAGATACAATTGATGAAATCATGGAATTTAAAAACAAGATGACTATGTTTAATAGAATTTCAAAATGCTGGCTCATTATTACTGTAACACCTTTTTTATTTACAGTAGCTCTTGTACAATCGGATAGTTTTTTAAAATTATTTACCTTATATGAATTTAAAATATTTGATTCTTTCACAATTAAAATAATTCGAGAAATTATTGGCTGGACTTTCCAATGGCTGTTTTTTATTTTCTTATTTTATATTATTCCAAGTAATAAAGTGAGATTCAAATCGGCATTGTGGGGCGGTCTGGCCGCAAATATACTATTTGAAATTTTGCAATATGTGAACTTATTAATTGCAAAAAGAACTTTGTCTACCGATCCCAGTCACATTTATGGTTCCGTTCCTATTATTGCTGTCTTATTTTTTGCCTGGATTAGATTAATTTGGGTTATTATTCTAGTAGGAGCTTCCTACACCATTTCAACTCAAAAAATTCTTTACCATAAAGAATATAAAACACTCAAAATATTTCCCAGCAAAGGCTTTATAGATTGTCTTGGCGTCTACAATTCCATTAAAAATTTATACAAACGCCAAAATATACCATCAACTGAATTTTCAATTATCAAAGAAACAAAAATCAATAGACATGAAGTGGAAGGATGGCTACGCTATCTTATAAGTAAAAAAATCATATGCTTGCTAAATAATGATTTAAAAAATCCATTATATATCCCAACATATCAATCTATAAAAGAAGAACAAAATGAAGATTCTTTTTTAAAAAACCTATTACTAGAAGACTCTCAACATCACAATCCAGAGTATCAACATATATTGGAAGTTCTGCAATCTGAAAAAAAATGA